A region from the Lysobacter sp. BMK333-48F3 genome encodes:
- the kdsB gene encoding 3-deoxy-manno-octulosonate cytidylyltransferase — MSQDFVVAIPARYAASRLPGKPLRLLGGEPLVLHVARRALAAGAREVWIATDDERIARALDGQGVRVAMTSPDHASGTDRLAECADQAGWGDDTVVVNLQGDEPFAPAAGIAATAATLRDSGAEMSTLATPIDEVEILLDPNAVKLVRAGNGDALYFSRAPIPWPRDAFAKDRSRMPGGGEWLRHIGIYGYRAGFLRKFAKLRPGRLEQIESLEQLRALEAGYRIAVGIAPEPFPPGVDTPEDLARAEAHLAAGAAAGEGG; from the coding sequence ATGAGCCAGGACTTCGTCGTCGCCATCCCCGCCCGTTACGCCGCCTCGCGCCTGCCGGGCAAGCCGCTGCGCCTGCTCGGCGGCGAGCCGCTGGTGCTGCACGTCGCCCGGCGCGCGCTCGCCGCCGGCGCGCGCGAGGTCTGGATCGCCACCGACGACGAGCGCATCGCCCGCGCCCTCGACGGCCAGGGCGTGCGGGTGGCGATGACCTCGCCCGACCACGCCTCCGGTACCGACCGCCTGGCCGAATGCGCCGACCAGGCCGGCTGGGGCGACGACACGGTGGTGGTCAACCTGCAGGGCGACGAGCCGTTCGCGCCGGCGGCCGGCATCGCCGCGACCGCCGCGACCCTGCGCGACAGCGGCGCCGAGATGTCGACCCTGGCCACGCCGATCGACGAGGTCGAGATCCTGCTCGACCCGAACGCGGTCAAGCTGGTGCGCGCCGGCAACGGCGACGCGCTGTACTTCAGCCGCGCGCCGATCCCGTGGCCGCGCGACGCCTTCGCCAAGGACCGCAGCCGCATGCCCGGCGGCGGCGAGTGGCTGCGCCACATCGGCATCTACGGCTACCGCGCCGGTTTCCTGCGCAAGTTCGCCAAGCTGCGCCCGGGCCGGTTGGAGCAGATCGAGTCGCTGGAACAACTGCGCGCGCTGGAAGCCGGCTACCGGATCGCGGTCGGGATCGCGCCGGAACCGTTCCCGCCCGGAGTCGATACCCCCGAGGACCTGGCCCGCGCCGAGGCGCATCTGGCGGCCGGCGCCGCGGCGGGCGAGGGCGGCTGA
- the lpxK gene encoding tetraacyldisaccharide 4'-kinase has protein sequence MSGAERRPGVPGFWYDDLPVPVSARLLSGLYGALTGLRRGLYRKGLLRRRHPGVPVVVVGNITAGGAGKTPLSIALVQRLQQEGWKPGIASRGYGRDEAKTARWVERDTDPRLGGDEPVLIARRTGAPVWVDRDRAAAARALAEAGCDVVVCDDGLQHYRLARDIEIEVIDGRRRYGNGQLLPAGPLRELPERAATCDFRVVNLAGAAGDPAASAGFGEWPMRLIADQALPLLGGRPLPLASFAGRRVHAVAGIGDPERYFAMLREFGIAVVPHAFADHHRYVAGDFDFGSKLPVLMTEKDAVKLALDGPDAFVSEQHYSVPVRAELPEALWVALIDKLAAHRRR, from the coding sequence ATGAGCGGCGCCGAGCGCCGCCCCGGGGTGCCCGGGTTCTGGTACGACGACCTGCCGGTGCCGGTCTCCGCGCGGCTGCTGTCGGGCCTGTACGGCGCGCTGACCGGCCTGCGCCGCGGCCTGTACCGCAAGGGCCTGCTGCGCCGCCGCCACCCCGGCGTGCCGGTGGTGGTGGTCGGCAACATCACCGCCGGCGGCGCCGGCAAGACCCCGCTCAGCATCGCCCTGGTCCAGCGCCTGCAACAGGAAGGCTGGAAGCCGGGCATCGCCAGCCGCGGCTACGGCCGCGACGAGGCCAAGACCGCGCGCTGGGTCGAGCGCGACACCGATCCGCGCCTGGGCGGCGACGAACCGGTGCTGATCGCGCGCCGCACCGGCGCGCCGGTGTGGGTCGACCGCGACCGCGCCGCCGCCGCGCGCGCCCTGGCCGAGGCCGGCTGCGACGTGGTGGTCTGCGACGACGGCCTGCAGCATTACCGGCTGGCGCGCGACATCGAGATCGAAGTGATCGACGGCCGCCGCCGCTACGGCAACGGCCAGCTGCTGCCGGCCGGGCCGCTGCGCGAACTGCCCGAGCGCGCGGCGACCTGCGACTTCCGCGTGGTCAACCTGGCCGGCGCGGCCGGCGATCCGGCGGCGAGCGCCGGCTTCGGCGAATGGCCGATGCGGCTGATCGCCGACCAGGCCCTGCCGCTGCTCGGCGGCCGGCCGCTGCCGCTGGCGTCCTTCGCCGGCCGGCGCGTGCACGCGGTGGCCGGGATCGGCGACCCGGAGCGCTACTTCGCCATGCTGCGCGAGTTCGGCATCGCGGTGGTCCCGCACGCCTTCGCCGACCATCATCGCTACGTCGCCGGCGATTTCGATTTCGGCAGCAAGCTGCCGGTGCTGATGACCGAGAAAGACGCGGTCAAGCTGGCCCTGGACGGCCCCGACGCGTTCGTCTCCGAACAGCACTACAGCGTGCCGGTGCGGGCCGAACTGCCGGAGGCGCTGTGGGTGGCCCTGATCGACAAGCTGGCCGCGCACCGCCGCCGCTGA
- the msbA gene encoding lipid A export permease/ATP-binding protein MsbA, with amino-acid sequence MTAAASPWQTYRRLLEFSRPYRGLLWIAALGMAIEAGAGAAFTKLMEPIVNETFIAKNMAVALWLPAAIVGVFVLRGVAGYLTDYYMAKSGRGVARDLRVRVLDKYLRLPGSRFDTEPVPSMLVRLGSDSDQVAQAAVDALKVMVQNSLQALALLAVMIWTNWQVTIAVAVMAPPLAWVMDKVGRRYRRISHRIQESGAQLLVSADQALSNQQEVKVYGAQTSELARYGAIANDYLRLSLKVESTRSIASAMVQLMGATGLALLLLVAGYEASAGRLSAGGFVALMMSMMAMIPALRQLTNVQNMLQRGVASAERLFEVLDAAEEPDQGQRALARSQGLIEFRAVTARYPGQAQPALADISFVAKPGSVTAIVGRSGSGKSSLIKLIPRFYDPEAGQILLDGHPLAEYRLADLRRQIALVGQQVMLFDGTIAANVAYGEMQDADPAALAQAIQGANAAEFVDKLPDGVNTAIGAKGGKLSGGQRQRLAIARAMLKDAPILILDEATAALDTESERLVQDALERLMPDRTTLVIAHRLSTIEHADQVLVLDQGRIVERGRHAELLAQGGLYAHLHRMQFRDGE; translated from the coding sequence GTGACGGCAGCCGCCTCGCCCTGGCAGACGTATCGCCGGTTGCTGGAATTCTCGCGGCCCTACCGCGGACTGCTGTGGATCGCGGCGCTGGGCATGGCGATCGAGGCCGGCGCCGGCGCGGCGTTCACCAAGCTGATGGAGCCGATCGTCAACGAGACCTTCATCGCCAAGAACATGGCGGTGGCCTTGTGGCTGCCGGCGGCGATCGTCGGCGTGTTCGTGCTGCGCGGCGTGGCCGGGTACCTGACCGACTACTACATGGCCAAGTCCGGCCGCGGCGTGGCCCGCGACCTGCGCGTGCGGGTGCTGGACAAGTACCTGCGCCTGCCGGGTTCGCGCTTCGACACCGAGCCGGTGCCGTCGATGCTGGTGCGGCTGGGCTCGGACAGCGACCAGGTCGCCCAGGCCGCGGTCGACGCGCTCAAGGTGATGGTGCAGAACTCGCTGCAGGCCCTGGCCTTGTTGGCGGTGATGATCTGGACCAACTGGCAGGTCACGATCGCGGTGGCGGTGATGGCGCCGCCGCTGGCCTGGGTCATGGACAAGGTCGGCCGCCGCTACCGCCGGATCAGCCACCGGATCCAGGAGAGCGGGGCGCAACTGCTGGTCTCGGCCGACCAGGCCTTGTCCAATCAGCAGGAAGTGAAGGTCTACGGCGCGCAGACCTCCGAGCTGGCGCGCTACGGCGCGATCGCCAACGACTACCTGCGGCTGAGCCTGAAGGTCGAATCCACCCGCAGCATCGCCTCGGCCATGGTCCAGCTGATGGGCGCCACCGGGCTGGCGTTGCTGCTGCTGGTCGCCGGTTACGAAGCCTCCGCCGGCCGCCTCAGCGCCGGCGGCTTCGTCGCCCTGATGATGTCGATGATGGCGATGATCCCGGCCCTGCGTCAGCTGACCAACGTGCAGAACATGCTCCAGCGCGGCGTCGCTTCGGCCGAGCGCCTGTTCGAGGTGCTGGATGCGGCCGAGGAGCCGGACCAGGGCCAGCGCGCGCTCGCCCGCAGCCAGGGCCTGATCGAATTCCGCGCCGTCACCGCGCGTTATCCGGGCCAGGCCCAGCCGGCGCTGGCGGACATCAGCTTCGTCGCCAAGCCGGGCTCGGTGACCGCGATCGTCGGCCGCTCCGGCAGCGGCAAGTCCAGCCTGATCAAGCTGATCCCGCGTTTCTACGATCCCGAGGCCGGGCAGATCCTGCTCGACGGTCATCCGCTGGCCGAGTATCGGCTCGCCGACCTGCGCCGGCAGATCGCCCTGGTCGGCCAGCAGGTGATGCTGTTCGACGGCACCATCGCCGCCAACGTCGCCTACGGCGAAATGCAGGACGCCGACCCGGCCGCGCTGGCGCAGGCGATCCAGGGCGCCAACGCCGCCGAATTCGTCGACAAACTGCCCGACGGCGTGAACACCGCGATCGGCGCCAAGGGCGGCAAGCTCTCCGGCGGCCAGCGCCAGCGCCTGGCGATCGCCCGCGCGATGCTCAAGGACGCGCCGATCCTGATCCTCGACGAAGCCACCGCGGCGCTGGACACCGAGTCCGAGCGCCTGGTCCAGGACGCACTGGAACGGCTGATGCCGGACCGCACCACCCTGGTGATCGCGCACCGCCTGTCGACCATCGAACATGCCGACCAGGTGCTGGTGCTGGACCAGGGCCGGATCGTCGAACGCGGCCGTCATGCCGAATTGCTGGCGCAGGGCGGCTTGTACGCGCACCTGCACCGCATGCAGTTCCGGGACGGCGAATGA
- a CDS encoding biopolymer transporter ExbD encodes MRIRDHRADDEPEINLVPLIDVILVLIIFFVVTATFDARSVLKLELPRATGEPAGDASKALIVLVNAEGRYFVGDREVLRDDLESLKTTIAEVAGSDRDRTVMLRADARTPYQAVVTVYDALGQLGFRRIMNATAPPQPSAAKPATEAAR; translated from the coding sequence ATGCGTATCCGCGACCACCGCGCCGACGACGAACCGGAGATCAACCTGGTCCCGCTGATCGACGTGATTCTGGTGCTGATCATCTTCTTCGTCGTCACCGCGACCTTCGACGCGCGCTCGGTGCTCAAGCTCGAGCTGCCGCGCGCCACCGGCGAACCGGCCGGCGACGCCAGCAAGGCGCTGATCGTGCTGGTCAACGCCGAAGGCCGTTACTTCGTCGGCGACCGCGAAGTGCTGCGCGACGACCTGGAGTCGCTCAAGACCACCATCGCCGAGGTCGCCGGCAGCGACCGCGACCGCACCGTGATGCTGCGCGCCGACGCGCGCACCCCGTACCAGGCCGTGGTCACCGTCTACGACGCGCTCGGCCAGCTCGGCTTCCGCCGGATCATGAACGCGACCGCGCCGCCGCAACCCAGCGCGGCCAAGCCGGCGACGGAGGCCGCTCGGTGA
- a CDS encoding MotA/TolQ/ExbB proton channel family protein has translation MLELVKAGGWPMIPLLMLSAVALAIIVERLWTLRRRAVLPPNLGQEVRTWAASGKLDPAHIESLRATAPLGALLAAALDVRHRPREEIRERIEDVGRHLVHRMERYLNTLGTISAAGPLLGLFGTVVGMIQMFLVINDHGIGDVNQLAGGIGKALVCTAAGMIVAIPALMAHRWFRGRIAEYIVAMEHEAIALVDVLTPGTAEARAHEARPPVRLAGGQAG, from the coding sequence GTGCTGGAACTGGTCAAGGCCGGCGGTTGGCCGATGATTCCGTTGTTGATGTTGTCGGCGGTGGCGCTGGCGATCATCGTCGAACGCCTGTGGACCCTGCGCCGGCGCGCCGTGCTGCCGCCGAATCTGGGCCAGGAAGTACGCACCTGGGCGGCCTCCGGCAAGCTCGACCCGGCGCACATCGAGTCGCTGCGCGCGACCGCGCCGCTGGGCGCCTTGCTCGCCGCCGCGCTGGACGTGCGCCATCGCCCGCGCGAGGAAATCCGCGAGCGGATCGAGGACGTCGGCCGCCATCTGGTCCACCGCATGGAGCGTTACCTGAACACGCTCGGCACGATTTCCGCGGCCGGCCCGCTGCTGGGCCTGTTCGGCACCGTGGTCGGCATGATCCAGATGTTCCTGGTCATCAACGACCACGGCATCGGCGACGTCAACCAGCTCGCCGGCGGCATCGGCAAGGCGCTGGTCTGCACCGCCGCCGGCATGATCGTGGCGATCCCGGCGCTGATGGCCCACCGCTGGTTCCGCGGCCGCATCGCCGAGTACATCGTCGCGATGGAGCACGAGGCCATCGCCCTGGTCGACGTGCTGACCCCGGGCACGGCCGAAGCGCGCGCGCACGAGGCGCGTCCGCCGGTGCGCCTGGCCGGCGGCCAGGCCGGCTGA